A genomic window from Vitis riparia cultivar Riparia Gloire de Montpellier isolate 1030 chromosome 18, EGFV_Vit.rip_1.0, whole genome shotgun sequence includes:
- the LOC117906040 gene encoding uncharacterized protein LOC117906040 isoform X2 — protein sequence MMSATRLIVPYGGNGLHARSCHRFSGSASIPWPTRLSAVSGRHFLGNQDLKAFSTVGRVASDRNTKMDTTVYCSTQPGASLPSGPPTNSWKNWIIGMLLSMVVPLWRFKLGPLLQLKNEVETAMNTTEQIAETIESVAEKVEQVADDIGNHLPEGGKLRQVADFVENVAKETAKGAHLVDAAIEKAEDIEKKVDSLVEEVEQVADDVEEVVGKEAAEQK from the exons ATGATGTCTGCAACAAGGTTGATTGTTCCTTACGGTGGTAATGGCCTCCATGCCCGGAGCTGCCACAGATTCTCAGGCTCAGCATCCATTCCCTGGCCCACCCGTCTTTCAGCAGTTTCAGGACGCCATTTTCTAGGAAATCAGGATCTGAAAGCTTTCAGCACTGTTGGGCGTGTGGCGAGTGATAGAAACACAAAGAt GGACACGACTGTCTACTGCAGTACGCAGCCAGGAGCTTCTCTTCCTTCTGGACCTCCTACAAATTCTTG GAAAAACTGGATTATTGGAATGCTGTTGTCGATGGTTGTACCCTTGTGGAGATTCAAACTGGGGCCATTACTACAATTGAAAA ACGAGGTGGAGACGGCGATGAACACAACCGAGCAGATAGCAGAGACTATAGAATCGGTGGCTGAGAAAGTGGAGCAGGTGGCAGACGATATAGGGAATCACCTCCCAGAAGGTGGAAAACTCCGGCAAGTTGCTGATTTTGTGGAAAATGTAGCCAAAGAAACAGCCAAGGGTGCTCATCTAGTAGACGCAGCCATCGAAAAG GCGGAGGACATTGAAAAGAAGGTGGATTCATTGGTGGAAGAGGTTGAACAAGTGGCTGATGACGTAGAAGAAGTCGTTGGCAAGGAAGCAGCCGAGCAAAAATGA
- the LOC117906040 gene encoding uncharacterized protein LOC117906040 isoform X1, with the protein MMSATRLIVPYGGNGLHARSCHRFSGSASIPWPTRLSAVSGRHFLGNQDLKAFSTVGRVASDRNTKMDTTVYCSTQPGASLPSGPPTNSWEIFGRKNWIIGMLLSMVVPLWRFKLGPLLQLKNEVETAMNTTEQIAETIESVAEKVEQVADDIGNHLPEGGKLRQVADFVENVAKETAKGAHLVDAAIEKAEDIEKKVDSLVEEVEQVADDVEEVVGKEAAEQK; encoded by the exons ATGATGTCTGCAACAAGGTTGATTGTTCCTTACGGTGGTAATGGCCTCCATGCCCGGAGCTGCCACAGATTCTCAGGCTCAGCATCCATTCCCTGGCCCACCCGTCTTTCAGCAGTTTCAGGACGCCATTTTCTAGGAAATCAGGATCTGAAAGCTTTCAGCACTGTTGGGCGTGTGGCGAGTGATAGAAACACAAAGAt GGACACGACTGTCTACTGCAGTACGCAGCCAGGAGCTTCTCTTCCTTCTGGACCTCCTACAAATTCTTG GGAAATATTTGGCAGGAAAAACTGGATTATTGGAATGCTGTTGTCGATGGTTGTACCCTTGTGGAGATTCAAACTGGGGCCATTACTACAATTGAAAA ACGAGGTGGAGACGGCGATGAACACAACCGAGCAGATAGCAGAGACTATAGAATCGGTGGCTGAGAAAGTGGAGCAGGTGGCAGACGATATAGGGAATCACCTCCCAGAAGGTGGAAAACTCCGGCAAGTTGCTGATTTTGTGGAAAATGTAGCCAAAGAAACAGCCAAGGGTGCTCATCTAGTAGACGCAGCCATCGAAAAG GCGGAGGACATTGAAAAGAAGGTGGATTCATTGGTGGAAGAGGTTGAACAAGTGGCTGATGACGTAGAAGAAGTCGTTGGCAAGGAAGCAGCCGAGCAAAAATGA
- the LOC117906020 gene encoding RING-H2 finger protein ATL54-like — protein sequence MAMKHRKLFPTQTATNQSVDCIDFCDSTCPYNCYIYPDSLIPPPPPASPRPPTLSTLDQNDSPNISPYVIIAVALLAGFFLLVCFNAIIVKYYCGWRRRNHSPPSESDGRDEEFLDENRGPAIDHPIWFITTAGLQQAIINSITVCKYKRGEGLIEGTECSVCLSEFQEDETLRLLPKCNHAFHIPCIDTWLSSHTNCPLCRARIISDIVNPPLESNDQNSRSLGPNEQTQMENSSNDTELGNNLVRSRGFMKVRLGEGVQANYRFWMTEELQRRV from the coding sequence ATGGCGATGAAGCATAGAAAGCTCTTCCCGACGCAAACCGCAACGAATCAGAGCGTGGACTGCATAGATTTCTGTGACTCGACATGTCCTTACAACTGCTACATTTATCCAGACTCCTTGATTCCCCCCCCACCACCAGCATCCCCACGTCCACCAACTCTCTCCACCCTTGATCAGAATGATTCCCCCAACATCTCACCCTACGTGATCATCGCAGTTGCCTTACTAGCGGGTTTCTTCCTTCTAGTCTGTTTCAACGCCATCATAGTCAAGTACTATTGTGGTTGGAGAAGAAGAAATCACTCTCCACCATCTGAATCAGACGGCAGAGATGAAGAGTTTCTTGATGAGAATCGAGGCCCGGCAATCGACCATCCCATCTGGTTTATCACCACCGCTGGTCTGCAACAAGCGATCATTAATTCAATTACCGTCTGCAAGTATAAAAGAGGTGAGGGCTTGATTGAAGGGACCGAGTGTTCGGTTTGTCTGAGTGAATTTCAGGAAGATGAAACTCTTCGGTTGCTACCCAAGTGTAACCATGCTTTTCACATCCCTTGTATAGATACATGGTTGAGCTCACACACCAATTGTCCCTTATGTCGTGCACGTATTATCTCTGACATTGTCAACCCTCCTCTGGAATCAAATGATCAAAATTCTCGTAGTTTGGGTCCAAATGAACAGACCCAGATGGAGAATTCTAGTAACGATACTGAATTGGGTAACAATCTGGTGAGGAGTAGGGGGTTTATGAAAGTACGGTTGGGAGAGGGGGTACAGGCGAATTACAGATTCTGGATGACGGAAGAACTTCAAAGGAGGGTGTGA
- the LOC117906032 gene encoding transcription factor bHLH96-like, whose translation MALEAVVFPTLDPFSYGCKGGGWSYDFDLQEEDKALLGILGNNTKPGSHGNWDSSSPSVMQNAMEWDHNSSPEACTGDQSLAGVFPPTEEPPSTSTTGRRKRRRTKSCKNKEEVENQRMTHIAVERNRRKQMNEYLAVLRSLMPPSYTQRGDQASIIGGAINFVKELEQLLQSLEAEKSSKQQTNNSVSSPFSNFFTFPQYSTRATHCTKDSMMGDNRWAVADIEVTMVESHANIKILSKRKTKQLLKIVAGFQSLSLAILHLNVTTFDQMVLYSLSVKVEEECQLTTVDEIAAAVNQMLRRIQEAAALN comes from the exons atgGCCTTAGAAGCTGTGGTTTTCCCAACATTAGATCCATTCAGTTATGGCTGCAAGGGAGGCGGATGGAGCTATGACTTCGATCTACAAGAAGAAGATAAAGCTCTTCTTGGGATTCTCGGCAATAACACAAAGCCAGGCTCCCATGGAAATTGGGACTCCTCATCTCCTTCGGTGATGCAAAATGCGATGGAGTGGGATCATAATTCTTCGCCCGAGGCATGCACAGGCGATCAATCTCTCGCCGGCGTGTTCCCTCCGACTGAAGAGCCTCCATCCACTTCCACAACAGGTCGGCGCAAGAGACGACGCACCAAAAGCTGCAAGAACAAAGAAGAAGTGGAGAACCAAAGGATGACCCACATTGCAGTGGAGCGCAACCGCCGGAAACAGATGAATGAGTATCTCGCCGTGCTCCGATCTTTGATGCCGCCTTCTTACACTCAAAGG GGAGATCAAGCATCGATCATTGGAGGCGCCATTAATTTCGTGAAGGAGCTGGAGCAGCTACTGCAGTCCCTGGAGGCCGAGAAGAGCAGTAAGCAACAAACCAACAATTCGGTCTCTTCCCCCTTTTCCAATTTCTTCACGTTCCCGCAGTACTCAACTCGTGCAACACACTGCACCAAAGACTCTATGATGGGTGACAACCGGTGGGCTGTGGCCGACATAGAAGTCACCATGGTGGAGAGCCACGCCAATATAAAGATACtttctaaaagaaaaactaaacagCTCTTGAAGATAGTGGCCGGGTTTCAGAGTCTTAGCCTCGCCATTCTCCACCTTAATGTTACTACATTTGATCAAATGGTGCTATATTCACTCAGTGTGAAG GTTGAGGAGGAGTGCCAGCTGACTACAGTCGATGAAATCGCGGCAGCCGTTAATCAGATGCTAAGAAGAATTCAAGAAGCTGCTGCTTTGAATTGA